From the uncultured Desulfovibrio sp. genome, one window contains:
- a CDS encoding tRNA(5-methylaminomethyl-2-thiouridylate) methyltransferase has translation MSDSPQIIVLFSGGLDSLLTAKLLERQGLAVRCLHFYSPFFGGEAAAAHWRKIYDLDIVTQDVGPQFAAMLRQRPEHGFGKVLNPCVDCKILLLREARKYMESVGAKALASGEVLGQRPMSQRRDTLNVIMRDAAVADILLRPLCAKHLLPTPVEESGLVDRSRLLGIWGRGRTEQLNLAKEYGIKEIPTPGGGCRLTERENARRYWLVLTRLPEPGASDFTLANLGRQFWHSEGQNHYWLCVGRNSADNDLLAAAAGPDDLILRMRDMPGPLALARNGALWPEGVLRTACQMTASYAPKAVATGGDVFVRARRGEEFTDVSVPTRRCEDLWNEPAWEEIKGVIRAEARERQAAQDAAKAAAREARYEAERLEAGREDDPAGA, from the coding sequence ATGAGCGATTCTCCCCAAATAATAGTATTGTTTTCCGGCGGGCTCGACAGTCTGCTCACAGCCAAACTGCTCGAACGCCAAGGCCTTGCCGTGCGCTGTCTGCATTTTTATTCGCCCTTTTTTGGCGGTGAAGCGGCGGCCGCACATTGGCGCAAGATTTACGACCTTGATATTGTTACTCAGGATGTTGGCCCCCAGTTTGCCGCCATGCTGCGCCAAAGGCCTGAACACGGCTTTGGCAAGGTGCTGAACCCCTGCGTTGACTGCAAGATCCTGCTGCTGCGCGAGGCCCGCAAATATATGGAAAGCGTGGGCGCCAAGGCCCTGGCTTCGGGCGAGGTTCTGGGGCAGCGTCCCATGTCACAGCGGCGCGACACGCTGAACGTTATCATGCGTGATGCCGCCGTGGCCGATATTTTGCTGCGGCCACTGTGCGCCAAGCATCTGCTGCCGACTCCTGTTGAAGAAAGCGGGCTTGTGGACCGCTCGCGTCTGCTGGGCATCTGGGGCCGGGGCCGCACCGAGCAGCTGAACCTTGCCAAGGAATACGGCATCAAGGAAATTCCCACGCCGGGGGGCGGCTGCCGCCTGACCGAGCGTGAGAACGCCCGCCGCTACTGGCTGGTGCTCACCCGTTTGCCGGAGCCAGGCGCCAGTGATTTTACCCTTGCCAATCTTGGGCGTCAGTTCTGGCACAGCGAAGGGCAGAACCACTACTGGCTGTGCGTTGGGCGCAACAGCGCGGACAATGATCTGCTGGCCGCAGCCGCAGGTCCGGACGATCTTATCCTGCGCATGCGCGACATGCCGGGGCCGTTGGCTCTGGCCCGCAACGGAGCCTTGTGGCCCGAGGGCGTGCTGCGCACCGCCTGTCAGATGACGGCCTCTTACGCGCCCAAGGCCGTTGCCACCGGGGGGGATGTGTTTGTGCGCGCCCGCCGTGGCGAGGAATTTACAGACGTATCCGTTCCCACGCGGCGTTGTGAGGATTTGTGGAACGAGCCTGCCTGGGAAGAAATCAAGGGCGTTATCCGCGCCGAAGCACGCGAGCGGCAAGCCGCACAGGATGCCGCCAAGGCCGCAGCCCGCGAAGCCCGCTACGAGGCCGAGCGGCTTGAAGCCGGACGGGAAGACGATCCAGCTGGAGCCTGA
- the recA gene encoding recombinase RecA: protein MAKKPAMSQENARAEALGTALATIERKYGKGAVMKLSDDAHVNIPVIPTGSIGLDLALGVGGIPRGRISEIFGPESSGKTTLTLHIIAECQKMGGTCAFVDAEHALDIAYAKRLGVITDELLISQPDYGEQALDIADMLVRSGAVDLVVVDSVAALIPQAELDGDMGETQVGGHARLMSHAMRRLTGTIHKSRTSVIFINQIRMKIGVTGYGSPETTTGGNALKFYSSVRLDIRRIQTLKDKEESFGSRTRVKVVKNKVAPPFRSAIFDILYGQGISRSGELLDLGIEAKIIDQSGSWFAFGNEKLGQGREKVRALLDENLDLRNQIEAKVVEFLGLNPKEFVPTEEDLDEGEAPTPTYE, encoded by the coding sequence ATGGCGAAGAAACCGGCCATGAGTCAGGAAAACGCGCGCGCCGAAGCCTTGGGCACCGCACTTGCCACCATCGAACGCAAGTACGGCAAGGGCGCTGTGATGAAGCTTTCCGACGATGCCCACGTCAATATTCCCGTAATCCCCACCGGTTCCATCGGCCTTGATCTGGCCCTTGGCGTGGGGGGCATTCCGCGCGGGCGCATCAGCGAAATTTTTGGCCCGGAATCTTCGGGCAAAACCACGCTGACCCTCCACATTATTGCAGAATGCCAGAAAATGGGCGGCACCTGCGCCTTTGTGGACGCAGAACACGCTCTTGACATTGCTTACGCCAAACGTCTCGGCGTCATCACCGACGAACTGCTCATTTCGCAGCCCGATTACGGCGAACAGGCGCTGGATATTGCCGACATGCTCGTGCGTTCCGGTGCGGTTGACCTTGTGGTAGTGGACTCTGTGGCCGCGCTTATTCCGCAGGCCGAACTGGATGGCGACATGGGCGAAACGCAGGTGGGCGGCCATGCCCGCCTTATGTCGCACGCCATGCGCCGCCTCACCGGCACCATCCATAAATCGCGCACGTCTGTGATCTTTATCAACCAGATCCGCATGAAGATCGGCGTGACCGGCTACGGCAGCCCCGAAACCACCACCGGCGGTAACGCGCTCAAGTTCTATTCTTCCGTGCGCCTTGATATCCGGCGCATCCAGACCCTCAAGGACAAGGAAGAATCGTTTGGTTCGCGCACCAGGGTCAAGGTGGTCAAAAACAAGGTTGCCCCGCCCTTCCGCAGCGCCATTTTTGACATTCTGTACGGTCAGGGCATTTCGCGCTCCGGCGAACTGCTTGACCTCGGCATTGAAGCCAAGATCATCGACCAGAGCGGCTCGTGGTTTGCATTTGGAAACGAAAAGCTCGGCCAGGGCCGCGAAAAAGTACGTGCGCTGCTGGATGAAAACCTTGATCTGCGCAACCAGATTGAAGCCAAGGTTGTGGAATTTCTGGGCCTGAACCCCAAGGAATTTGTACCCACAGAAGAAGACCTGGACGAAGGCGAAGCCCCCACGCCCACTTACGAATAA